The window TGAGCCATACAATGAATCAATCGCAAAAGGGGTATCCTGCTCAATGGTAACGGATACATTCCAAGGATTCATCATGCAAGAAAATGACCAAAATTACAGAAAACATACCACTGTTTCGTATACAATGTTAGGATCCAGAGAAATTACAGATGCAAGAAAACCCTAACAGGCAGGAAAACTAAACTCTTCTTGAATCCTGACCTTTAAAATAAGCCATTTGAAGTTTCCAGTTTCCCTCAATATCAAACACCAAAAGTGTATCACAACGTAGAAAACATATCACAAGAAAGGTAACGAACAACCCAAAAAGGAAGACAATCCTGCTTAAAATAAAAAAGGATTGATTTGTTACCACGCTCAGCTAAACACTTCATAGAATTTCTCAATGACGAGTAACCCAGAGTCGATGGATTCCAACGGGTCCTTTCTAAGACGGTGTCTTAAGCAGTTGGGAATGACGGTTGCGATATCCTCAGCCATTACTATGTCTCTCGCCTTTAGAGCAGCCAAAGCTTTCGCAGCCCTGTTCGTCACAATGTCACCTCTCAACCCATCAACATTCAGCTCGGCACACACCTTGGAGATCTTCACGCGGAGATCATGGTCAATCTGAACAGAAGAAAGAGAGCTTCTAGCTGCATCAATTTGCTGTTGCAGCTTCTCTTGCTCCGCCTTGTATGAATCCCGGAACTCCTTTGGATTGCGGTCAAACCGCGCTCTCTCCTCCACAATCTTCACTCTCAGTTCTGCATCTCTCACTGTTCCCACCTGTGCATGCATTCCAAACCTATCAAGAAGCTGTGGCCTCAGCTCACCTTCTTCCGGGTTTCCCGATCCAATGAGGATGAATCGAGCAGGATGTGAAATCGAGATCCCCTCTCTTTCAACCGTATTCCATCCAGAGGCAGCAGAATCCAGAAGCACGTCGACCAAGTGATCATCCAAGAGATTAACTTCATCAACATAAAGAATCCCTCGATTGGCCTTAGCAAGCAGGCCCGGCTCAAATGCCTTGACGCCCTCTGTGAGTGCCTTCTCGATATCGATGGTCCCACAAACACGATCCTCAGTTGCACCAAGTGGCAAATCAACCATAGTGATCTTTGTCGTCATGACAGGGATCTGCTCACCATTCCACACACGTTCTCTAACTTCCACACCCATGGATTCCGGATCTTCTGGGTCAGAGTTGAATGGGTCACCAGAAACTACTTTAATTTCAGGAAGTAAGTCTACTAAAGACCTGACAGTGGTGGATTTCCCGGTCCCACGGTCACCCATGATCATGACACCACCGATTTTTGGATCAATGACATTTAACAGAAGGCAGAGTTTCATCTCATCCTGTCCTACAATTGCAGAAAATGGATATACAGGTCGCTGGCTTTCTTTAGCAGCAGCACGCTTCTGAGCCTGAGAAGATTGCATAACATATAAATTCATTCTAGTTACTCAGAAGGGAATTCTTGTCAATGACTGAAGGTTCATTATGCAGAATGGGAGAATGAATTGAAGATGAGGCAGCAACC is drawn from Magnolia sinica isolate HGM2019 chromosome 5, MsV1, whole genome shotgun sequence and contains these coding sequences:
- the LOC131245330 gene encoding magnesium-chelatase subunit ChlI, chloroplastic-like, which gives rise to MAGLLGSPSSSAATVLASRRFPKYASRSFPSTAAGCNYGRNFHGELGIESRKKNRSRFHVSVANVATEISSEEQAQKRAAAKESQRPVYPFSAIVGQDEMKLCLLLNVIDPKIGGVMIMGDRGTGKSTTVRSLVDLLPEIKVVSGDPFNSDPEDPESMGVEVRERVWNGEQIPVMTTKITMVDLPLGATEDRVCGTIDIEKALTEGVKAFEPGLLAKANRGILYVDEVNLLDDHLVDVLLDSAASGWNTVEREGISISHPARFILIGSGNPEEGELRPQLLDRFGMHAQVGTVRDAELRVKIVEERARFDRNPKEFRDSYKAEQEKLQQQIDAARSSLSSVQIDHDLRVKISKVCAELNVDGLRGDIVTNRAAKALAALKARDIVMAEDIATVIPNCLRHRLRKDPLESIDSGLLVIEKFYEVFS